The genomic interval TTTTGATGTAGTGCATTCTCATCTTTCCCGAGATATGGGCGGTAATCACGTGGCCGTTGTCCAGCTCGACGCGGAACATCGCGTTCGACAGGGCCTCGATGATGGTTCCGTCCTTTTCGATAGCAGCTTGTTTTGCCATAGAGCCTAATTGTTGTTAAGTGCCTTTTCGATTACTCCAAAATCGGTCAGTACGTCGGGCCCGTCCTTCGTGATCGCTACGGCGAACTCGAAATGAGCCGCCGGCTTGCGGTCGCGGGTCCGCACCGTCCAGCCGTCCCTCTCGAAGACGATCTCGCGCGACCCCATGTTGACCATGGGCTCGATGCAGATCACCATGCCCGCCTTGAGCAGCGGGCCTCTGCCTCGCGCTCCGTAGTTGGGGACCTGAGGATCCTCGTGCATCTTGCGGCCCAGGCCGTGTCCGACCATTTCCCTCACTACGGAATAACCGTGCTTTTCGGCATGCTCCTGCACAGCGTACCCGATGTCGCCGATGCGATGTCCGGGCTGTGCCTGTGCGACCCCTTTATAAAGAGCTTCTTTGGTTACTCTGAGAAGCCGCTCCGCCTCGGGAGCGATCTCCCCAACCGCGAACGTATACGCGGAATCGCCATAAAACCCCTTCATAAACGTGCCGCAGTCTACCGAAACCACGTCTCCGTCCTTCAGGACGACCTTGGAAGAGGGAATCCCGTGCACGACCTGCTCGTTGACCGATATGCAGAGCGTGTTCGGGAAACCGTTGTACCCCAGAAACCCCGGAACGGCTCCGTGGCTTCGGATGAAGTCCTCGGCGATCCGGTCCAGCTCGAGGGTCGTCACTCCCGCGCGAACGTGCTTGGCCAGCTCGGCCAGCGTAGCGCTGACCAGCCGGTTGTTCTCACGGAGCAACTCGATCTCTTCCGCCGTTTTAAAGTATATCATCTCGCTTTCGAACGCTTAAGCGGTTCTGCCCTTGATCCGTCCGGTCTTCATCAGGCCGTCGTAGTGACGCAGGAGCAGGTAGCTTTCAATCTGCTGGAGAGTGTCAAGAACAACGCCCACCAAGATCAGCAGCGACGTACCGCCATAGAACAGCGCGAACTGATCGTTGATTCCGATAATCATGGCAAAAGCGGGTAGAATCGCCACGATCGCGAGGAAAATGGAACCCGGAAGCGTGATTCTTGTCATGATGGTATCGAGGTACTCGACCGTCTTCTTGCCGGGCTTCACGCCGGGGATGAACCCGCCGTTACGCTTCATATCCTCGGCCATCATGTTGGGATTCACGGTAATTGCTGTATAGAAATAGGTGAACGCCACGACCAGTAGCCCGAACACCAGATTATACCAGAAGCCGCGGTAGTCCGAGAACGCGGTGCCGATAGCGCTCGTCGCCTCGAAACGGCTGAAGAACATCGGGATAAACATCAGCGCCTGAGCGAAGATGATCGGCATGACCCCGGCGGCATTGATCTTGAGCGGAATATACTGACGGACTCCGCCGTACTGCTTGTTGCCTACGATCCGCTTGGCGTACTGCACGGGAATCTTGCGCGTAGCCTGCACCAGAGCGATCGTCGCCGCGAATACCAAAAACAGCAGCGCCAGCTCGACGACCAGCATCACGAAACCACCGGTGGCTTCCGTGAAGCGCGTATTGAACTCCGCGATCAGCGCGTGCGGCAGCCGGGCGATGATACCCACCATGATAATCAGCGACACGCCGTTGCCGATTCCCTTGTCGGTGATCTTCTCGCCGAGCCACATCACGAACATCGTTCCGGCGATCAGGACGATCGTCGCGCTGACGGTAAACAGTACGCTCGACGGCCCCAGCACGAAGGCATAGGGTTGCAGCGTTCCGTGCAGGTTGGCCAGATAAGCCGGAGCCTGCAACAACAGCACGATAATCGTCAGGTAGCGCGTCCACTGGTTGATCTTGCGACGGCCGCTCTCTCCCTCCTTCTGCAGTTTCTGGAAGTAGGGAACCACGATGCCCAGCAGCTGGATCACGATCGAGGCCGAAATGTAGGGCATGATGCCGAGCGCGAAGATCGAGGCGTTGGAGAACGCTCCTCCGGAGAAGATGTTCAGCAGGCCGAGCAGTCCGTTGCCGCTGACCTGGCTCTGCAGGTCCGTGAGGGCTTCCGGGTTGATCCCCGGGATCACGACAAAACTACCGAAGCGATAGACAAGAATCAGGGAGAGCGTAAAGAGAATACGCTTGCGCAGCTCCTCGATCTTGAATATGTTCTTGATGGTTTCGATTAGCCTTTTCATTACTGAAAAATTAAAGTTTCACAACCTTGCCCTGCTGCGCCTCGATCGCTGCGACGGCCGATTTCGAGAAGGCGTGAGCCGTCACCTCGAGCGGCATCGAGAGCGTTCCGCCGCCGAGGATCTTCACGCGGTCGTTCTTCGAGGCGAAACCGGCCTCGACCAACGTGTCGATATCGATTGCCTTGAGCGACTTCTTGGCGGCGAGCGCCTCGAGGGCTCCGAGGTTGATCCCCTTGTACTCCACGCGCTTGAGATTGGTAAAGCCGTACTTGGGCAGGCGTCTCTGCAAAGGCATCTGGCCGCCCTCGAAGCCGATCTTCGACGAGTAGCCCGAACGCGATTTGGCGCCCTTATGTCCGCGCGTCGAAGTGCCTCCACGTCCGGAACCCTGACCGCGGCCGATCCGCTTCTCTTTCTTGGTTGACCCTTCTGCGGGTTTCAAATTACTGAGATTCATCCTTATTCTGACGTTGTTCCCTGAGCGGGCGCCGGCCGTTCGCACGGCGGAAGCCCGCCCGGGATAAGTTGATAACTATTTTACTTCTTCGATCCGGACCAGGTGCTTCACCTTCTCGACCATACCCAATATGATCGCCGAATCGTCGTGCTCGACGGTCTGATTGATCTTGCGGAGCCCCAGCGCGTCGAGGTTCTTCTTCTGAAGAGCCGACGAGCCGATCCGACTCTTGATCTGCGTTATTTTCAATTTAGCCATTTCTTTGCCGAATTATCCGTTGAACACTGTATCGAGCGAAACGCCTCTCACCTGAGCCACGCTGCGGGCGTCGCGCAGCTCGAGCAGAGCGGCGACGGTAGCCTTCACGAGGTTGTGCGGATTCGAGGAGCCCTTGCTCTTGGCGAGCACGTTGCGGATGCCCACGCTTTCGAGCACGGCACGCATGGCGCCGCCGGCGATAACGCCGGTACCGGGAGCGGCCGGGCGGATCATCACCAAGGAACCGCTGTAACGAGCCTCTTGCTTGTGAGGGATCGTGCCTTTGAGCACCGGAATCTTCACGAGGTTCTTCTTGGCATCCTCCACGCCCTTGGCGATGGCCGAGGTCACTTCGCTGGCCTTGCCCAGACCGTAGCCCACGACGCCGTTCTCGTTACCGACCACGACGATCGCCGAAAAACTGAACGTACGGCCACCCTTGGTCACCTTCGTCACGCGCTGGATGCTGACGAGCCGGTCCTTCAATTCCAGATCGCTCGTTCTTACCTTCTTTATGTTGGTGTTTGACATATCGCTTAGAATTTAAGACCACCCTCTCTGGCGGCATCTGCTAACATTTTAACTCTACCGTGGTACAAGTATCCGTTGCGGTCGAAAGCCACTTCGGCGATACCCTTCTGCGCGCAGCGCTCGGCGGCCAGCTTGCCGACCAGTGCGGCGATCTGGCTCTTGGTGAGGCCTGCGGCCTTTTCGGCCACTTCCTTGTCGAGCGACGAGGCTGCTGCCAACGTAACACCGCGAAGGTCGTCGATAAGCTGTACTGAAATCTGCTTGTTACTTCTGAACACAGACATGCGAGGCTTCTCGGCGGTTCCGCTCACGATCTTGCGGATACGCATCTTGATTCTCGCTCTTCTTTCTACCTTAGTCAATGACATAATTCTACGATTTTACTATTTAGCATTAGCAGACTTGCCAGCCTTGCGGCGAAGCTGTTCGCCCACGAACTTGATACCTTTGCCCTTGTAAGGCTCGGGCTTGCGCAGCGAGCGGATCTTGGCAGCGACCTGACCGATCAGCTGCTTGTCGATGCTCTTGAGGGTGACGATCGGGTTTCCTTTCTTCTCGGTTACGGCCTCGACCTTGATCTCGGGAGGAAGCTGTACGAAAATATCGTGGGAATAGCCCAAGGAGAGCTCCAGAATCTGTCCCTTGGCCTCGGCCTTGAAACCGACGCCGACGAGTTCCTGCTTGATTTCGTATCCTTTCGATACGCCCACGACCATATTGTGAATCAGGGCGCGATACAGCCCGTGCATCGAGCGATGGCGGGGCTGGTCGGTCGGGCGGGTTACGGTCAGTTGATTTCCCTCTACGGTCACGGTAATATCCGAGTCAACCTTTTGGCTGAGCTGTCCCAGAGGTCCTTTCACGCTTACCACGTTCCCGGGGCCGACGGTAACCGTCACCCCGGCGGGCAGGTCTACAGGTAATTTTCCAATTCTTGACATTGCTGCAATTTTAATGTTTTGATTACTGGTCTTTCGGCCGGGAGCCTCCCGATCGGGAACGGCCCGCGGCATACAGACGCCGGTTGCTGCGGTTACGTCCCGCGATTAATAGACGTAGCAGAGCACCTCGCCGCCCACGTTCTCCTGACGCGCCTTCTTGTCGGTCATGATACCCTTGGAGGTCGATACGATCGCGATGCCCAGGCCGTTCAGCACGCGGGGCATGTCCGCAGCGCTCGCGTAGCGGCGCAGACCCGGACGGCTTACCCGCTTGAGGCCCTTGATCGCATTGGTTTTCGTCTCCGGATGGTACTTCAGAGCGATTTTGATGATCGGGTGTCCCTTGGAGTCCGCCTCGAACTTGTAGGCCAGGATATAGCCCTGTTCGAACAGAATCTTCGTGATCGCCTGTTTCATCTTCGAGCCGGGAGCTTCAACCACCTTGTGGTTGGCTTTCACCGCGTTTCTGACTCGCGTCAGAAAATCCGCAATAGGATCAGTCATGTTTGAATGTTTGAAGTGAAAAGTTCTGAAAAATGCAATATACAAATTAAAAATCAGGCGTTAAAGATACGAATAATATTCGTAAGTTTCACATCCCAATTTTTAATTTGCATTTGCAGCGTATCTACCAGCTCGCCTTCTTCACGCCCGGGATCAGCCCCTTGGAAGCCATCTCGCGGAACTGAATACGGCTGATGCCGAACAGTCTCATGTAGCCTTTGGGCCGACCGGTGATCTTGCAGCGGTTGTGCAAGCGCACGGGGTTGGAGTTGCGCGGCAGCTTCGCGAGTCCTTCCTGGTCTCCCGCTTCCTTCAGCGCGGCGCGCTTAGCGGCATATCGCTCGACCAGCTTGAGGCGCTTTACCTCGCGGGCCTTCATTGATTCCTTTGCCATATCGCCTTAGTTCTTTTTAATGTTCTTGAATGGGAGGCCGAACTCCTTGAGCAGCGCGTATGCCTCCTCGTCGTTGGCCGCCGTCGTTACGAACGTGATCTCCATGCCCAGAATCTTCGTGATCTTGTCGATGTCGATTTCCGGGAAGATGATCTGCTCGGCGACGCCGAGCGTGTAGTTGCCCTGACCGTCGAACTTGTCGTTGATACCCTTGAAGTCGCGGATACGGGGCAGAGCCACCGCCACGAGCCTTTCGAGGAACTCATACATCTTGTTGTGACGCAGCGTCACGCGCGCGCCGATAGGCATGCCCTTGCGCAGCTTGAAGTTCGAGATATCCTTCTTGGAACGGGTCATAACGGCTTTCTGACCGGTGATCTTCGTCAGCTCCTCGATCGCCGTCTCGATAATCTTCTTATCGCCTACGGCCTGACCGAGTCCCTGATTGATGACGATCTTCTCCAGTACGGGGACCTGCATCACGCTGCTGTAACCGAACTGCTTGACAAGGGCGGGCACCACCTGCTCCTTGTACATTTTCTTGAGTGTGGGAACGTAAGCCATTATTTCAATTCCTCCCCTGACTTTTTAGAGTAACGTACTAATTTACCGTCTGCGTTCACCCGGCGTCCGACGCGCGTCGCCTTGCCGCTCTTCGGGTCTACCGGCTGCAGGTTCGATATGTGAATCGGAGCCTCCTTCTTCACGATACCGCCTTGGGGGTTCTTGGCATTGGGCTTGGTGTGCTTGCTGACCATGTTCACGCCCTCGACGATGGCGCGCTCCTTGCCGACCAGCACTTCGAGGACCTTACCCTGCTGCCCCTTGCTCTCGCCGGCGTTCACGATCACCGTGTCCCCTTTCTTGATATGCAATTTCACTGACATCTTAACATCCTTTTAAAGGTTACAATACTTCGGGAGCGAGGGAAATGATCTTCATGTAGGAGTCGCGCAGCTCGCGGGCCACCGGACCGAAAATACGCGTTCCCCTCATTTCGCCTTGGTTGTTCAGAAGCACGACGGCGTTGTCGTCGAAACGGATGTAGGACCCGTTGGTGCGCCTGATCTCCTTCTTGGTGCGGACAACGACCGCCTTCGACACGGTCCCCTTCTTAATGTCTCCGGAAGGGGTCGCGCTTTTCACGGTCACCACAATCTTATCGCCGATCGTCGCGTAGCGTTTTCCTGTCCCGCCCAACACGCGGATGCAAAGGACCTCCTTCGCACCGCTGTTATCGGCGACCGTTAGTCTGCTTTCTTGCTGTATCATGACTATTTAGCTCTTTCAATGATTTCTACTAATC from Alistipes ihumii AP11 carries:
- the infA gene encoding translation initiation factor IF-1, which translates into the protein MAKQAAIEKDGTIIEALSNAMFRVELDNGHVITAHISGKMRMHYIKILPGDKVKVEMSPYDLSKGRISFRYK
- the map gene encoding type I methionyl aminopeptidase, whose translation is MIYFKTAEEIELLRENNRLVSATLAELAKHVRAGVTTLELDRIAEDFIRSHGAVPGFLGYNGFPNTLCISVNEQVVHGIPSSKVVLKDGDVVSVDCGTFMKGFYGDSAYTFAVGEIAPEAERLLRVTKEALYKGVAQAQPGHRIGDIGYAVQEHAEKHGYSVVREMVGHGLGRKMHEDPQVPNYGARGRGPLLKAGMVICIEPMVNMGSREIVFERDGWTVRTRDRKPAAHFEFAVAITKDGPDVLTDFGVIEKALNNN
- the secY gene encoding preprotein translocase subunit SecY, with translation MKRLIETIKNIFKIEELRKRILFTLSLILVYRFGSFVVIPGINPEALTDLQSQVSGNGLLGLLNIFSGGAFSNASIFALGIMPYISASIVIQLLGIVVPYFQKLQKEGESGRRKINQWTRYLTIIVLLLQAPAYLANLHGTLQPYAFVLGPSSVLFTVSATIVLIAGTMFVMWLGEKITDKGIGNGVSLIIMVGIIARLPHALIAEFNTRFTEATGGFVMLVVELALLFLVFAATIALVQATRKIPVQYAKRIVGNKQYGGVRQYIPLKINAAGVMPIIFAQALMFIPMFFSRFEATSAIGTAFSDYRGFWYNLVFGLLVVAFTYFYTAITVNPNMMAEDMKRNGGFIPGVKPGKKTVEYLDTIMTRITLPGSIFLAIVAILPAFAMIIGINDQFALFYGGTSLLILVGVVLDTLQQIESYLLLRHYDGLMKTGRIKGRTA
- the rplO gene encoding 50S ribosomal protein L15, with translation MNLSNLKPAEGSTKKEKRIGRGQGSGRGGTSTRGHKGAKSRSGYSSKIGFEGGQMPLQRRLPKYGFTNLKRVEYKGINLGALEALAAKKSLKAIDIDTLVEAGFASKNDRVKILGGGTLSMPLEVTAHAFSKSAVAAIEAQQGKVVKL
- the rpmD gene encoding 50S ribosomal protein L30, which gives rise to MAKLKITQIKSRIGSSALQKKNLDALGLRKINQTVEHDDSAIILGMVEKVKHLVRIEEVK
- the rpsE gene encoding 30S ribosomal protein S5, translating into MSNTNIKKVRTSDLELKDRLVSIQRVTKVTKGGRTFSFSAIVVVGNENGVVGYGLGKASEVTSAIAKGVEDAKKNLVKIPVLKGTIPHKQEARYSGSLVMIRPAAPGTGVIAGGAMRAVLESVGIRNVLAKSKGSSNPHNLVKATVAALLELRDARSVAQVRGVSLDTVFNG
- the rplR gene encoding 50S ribosomal protein L18; the protein is MSLTKVERRARIKMRIRKIVSGTAEKPRMSVFRSNKQISVQLIDDLRGVTLAAASSLDKEVAEKAAGLTKSQIAALVGKLAAERCAQKGIAEVAFDRNGYLYHGRVKMLADAAREGGLKF
- the rplF gene encoding 50S ribosomal protein L6 encodes the protein MSRIGKLPVDLPAGVTVTVGPGNVVSVKGPLGQLSQKVDSDITVTVEGNQLTVTRPTDQPRHRSMHGLYRALIHNMVVGVSKGYEIKQELVGVGFKAEAKGQILELSLGYSHDIFVQLPPEIKVEAVTEKKGNPIVTLKSIDKQLIGQVAAKIRSLRKPEPYKGKGIKFVGEQLRRKAGKSANAK
- the rpsH gene encoding 30S ribosomal protein S8 — its product is MTDPIADFLTRVRNAVKANHKVVEAPGSKMKQAITKILFEQGYILAYKFEADSKGHPIIKIALKYHPETKTNAIKGLKRVSRPGLRRYASAADMPRVLNGLGIAIVSTSKGIMTDKKARQENVGGEVLCYVY
- the rpsN gene encoding 30S ribosomal protein S14 → MAKESMKAREVKRLKLVERYAAKRAALKEAGDQEGLAKLPRNSNPVRLHNRCKITGRPKGYMRLFGISRIQFREMASKGLIPGVKKASW
- the rplE gene encoding 50S ribosomal protein L5, with the protein product MAYVPTLKKMYKEQVVPALVKQFGYSSVMQVPVLEKIVINQGLGQAVGDKKIIETAIEELTKITGQKAVMTRSKKDISNFKLRKGMPIGARVTLRHNKMYEFLERLVAVALPRIRDFKGINDKFDGQGNYTLGVAEQIIFPEIDIDKITKILGMEITFVTTAANDEEAYALLKEFGLPFKNIKKN
- the rplX gene encoding 50S ribosomal protein L24, encoding MSVKLHIKKGDTVIVNAGESKGQQGKVLEVLVGKERAIVEGVNMVSKHTKPNAKNPQGGIVKKEAPIHISNLQPVDPKSGKATRVGRRVNADGKLVRYSKKSGEELK
- the rplN gene encoding 50S ribosomal protein L14; this encodes MIQQESRLTVADNSGAKEVLCIRVLGGTGKRYATIGDKIVVTVKSATPSGDIKKGTVSKAVVVRTKKEIRRTNGSYIRFDDNAVVLLNNQGEMRGTRIFGPVARELRDSYMKIISLAPEVL